The DNA sequence GgcattaacaaagaaaaaatggcCATTACCCTGAGTACATTTTGGGATACCTGAATCATGTGCACTTCATTTAAATCTGGTAAATTATTTCTACTGACCTAAGTCTAGTAAATAGGAATTTCAAGCTAAGTTTGTGTGGCccaacaaacacatacatacataacatGAATACATTGATTTCACTTGCTTTTGGGTAGTTGGGTTAATAAGTGCCTTTGAATACACACTTTTAATGGCTTTGAATGGTTTTCAATACACTGTGTCTAACATTAAGGCACAAATACTTATCGATATACATATATCCtaattactgtatgttttgaATAAgacaggaggagtgtgtgttagtatgaGCTGTTAATATAGGGTGGAGGATGTTATGGGGAAGAGTGCAGTTGTGCTCTTTGGTCTGATGTCAGATGAAGCTGTGTGGGAGAAAAACACAGTGCAGTCAAGACAGCTGAAAACAGTATATATCTAACAAACAACTTACAAAGTTTATTCTGTATTCATACAGGTCTTGTTTATTTAGTATGAAAAATTTTCATCAACTGAACAACtgaacaaggaataaaacacctagaagcatgctgttataggaaaaccaTCAGTGATGTTGTGGTAtgatgaagcagaattactgtttCCTTCCTGAAATgaattcttttcttaaaaaaacgtgtcctgaaatgttttatccctcttataccacagcaatttaccaatgaatATAATGACACGacactttttgtccatttatagttgttgTAGGATATTCACAAAACAAGATAGCTcccgttatcacttacgttataacaccTAGAAACAGTCATTTCAtccccagcctctctttttttctctttcttaaagttaataagacaaagcaTGTTTGTCATgctaccaagaaaccacaaagtcctTGGCCCCGAAGACTTTCCTACGGTGGAAAACGTACTGACtgtcacaaagtgctgacactggagactccttccatgaatgctatatgaacatctccttacagaaagcaaTTGTTTATACAAAGTGTCCCCCTTACAAGTCGCCATGAATTAGCTGTTATAAATTAAACCAAGCGCATTTCCCTTTAATAATTATTGTGTAATGGTGAATGGTGTAACTGTGTTGTGTGCATCTTTTCATACCATTGAAATACGACTCTTGTGAATTATTGCCACGTTCACAAAGGCTCTCGTTGGTGTAAATGCAGATGTGATCAGATACACCAGCACACAAAGGCACTGTTTATTTATAGTGGCTTTTTTCTCAGGCAATAAGATGCATCAGATATCATCTGATTAGATTGTTTGGTGTATAAAGGGGATCGAATTGGCTcggaattgttttttttttttttttttttttttttttgacaaatttttTCCGTACCGTTTGCTAATCCAGACTTCTCTTGCCTCGATAGAGTActgcaaaaagaaagagagagagaaagaaagagagagtgagagagagttaATTAAATCACTGTATGTACATAATTTATCAAATACAAGCTATTTACcacaataaattatttatgtcTTATTCATGTCAATATTATATCAAATTATTTGTAGCAATATATTTGCAATGCATCATTTTGTTCAGGCTGATGAATCAAAGATCTTCACTTTATTggtttaacactttatttaccTGAAAGATTTTAGAGATGATACCTGAGATAcctttgatttattaaaaaacaatacatcatagtttttattaatttatggtTATGTTGTTATggtaatgttgtgaaacatctgcaaaacaagttagttcctgttcccaataatttgtttgtttagatCAGTGTGAAGAGGTTCTGAGACTTACCCATTCCGACATCGCTGCCTGAGCAGTAGACTGAAAGAAATGGGAGAAAATACAGTTAGTTCAGAAAAACATTGTATCCtactgagtttgtgtaaatttacgtatGAGGAGACTTGCTCACAGAAGAGCGCTGTTTTACCATTTAGTCGTCATTTcgttgttttcagctctctgtgaggttttttttgcattttatcaaAACGCTTCATTTGTCAAACTTTTGgtgaagttgtgtgtaaatgtttatacgccaccatttcttttgtcataattgaatgattagttttatttgtcttaatttatgggtgtgttggctcattttctttatttttaatattctttaattaatatcaataatataaaatggcTGGTTTTCACAAACAAAATGTTCTCAATGGTACTCTTTCAGAatttttctgaaaaacacaaaatttacacacaactttaaaaaAGGATTGCTAAATGAGGCCTATTGTTTGTCTCAGTAAGAAAACATTATGTAGATTTCAGTTCGTTTAATGACAGCAGCACCTTTTCGATCATAGAGTGAAGAGTGAAGTGATCATACCGGAGTACATCCTACTGGGACAGAATGGCACCATGGTTCCGTCCGGGTTTATGGGTGCCACCATGACCGTGTACACATCACCACACGTGACTTCTGACACGTCACACATGCTCTGTCCCGGTGCGGGGCTGCAGGCATAGTCCCGGCCTCCACCTGTCACCTGGGCCGTGAAGTTACCAGAGCTCGAGGACAACCATGAAACACGCAGGGTATTATTGAAGCGTGTGAAAAGACGGATTCTTGAAGGACAGCACTTACCTGGACAGAGAGTTAGGCACTCTTAAAATGAATacagaaaacactaaaaatgattttgatCACAGGGGCCCAAGCACCCCTTTGCAAACCTCACCCTCCAATGGCAAAGTGTGTAGCTAGATggatataatattaaaattttgtgaCCCTGCTAtccctgctgaaagctgattggctgattggcattttgTAAACCGATGAAGCCATGTAACTCACTGGTGGAGAAGCCGTGGTACACGCATACTGCCGTGTCTCCCTTGGAGTTGGTGACCTGTAGCGAGACAGTGTAGTTTGTTCCGCAAGTGATGCATCCCATCAAGCACTTGGTCTGCGTGGTGTGACATGTGGCATTGCCTCGCGATGAGGTCAACGATGTCATAAAAGACTGAGCTCCCTGAGCATCTGACCAGCTGACATTACTCATCGCCTGCGTCACCTGAGTGACGTTCAAAGTGGCTGGACAGCACggagctggagagagaggagaggaagacaGTAGAATTAGAATCTCAGAAATCTCAAAAAATTACACaccatttttaatgatattagAAATCTCTAAAGAATACAAACTGAGTAAACTTCATAAAATACAAAGTGCTCCTTTAATGACAGCAGAATTACAAAATCACCTCTTTAATGAGAGCAGAAGGCATTAAACATAACAAGGCACTTCTTTAATGACAGCACATAGCTCTAAAAATAACAAACTACATCTTAACTGACAGCAGAAAGCTCTAGAAATTACAAACCGCTTCtttaatgacagaaaaaaacactgaaattaaatGACAACAGAAAGCTCTAAAAATTATAAACTGCTTCTTTAATTATAGCAGAAAGctgtaaaaattacaaaccAATTCTTTGATCATAGCAGAAAGCACTAAAAAGTATAAACCACTTGTTTAATATTAGCAGAATGTgctaaaattacaaactgcttctTTACTGACAACAGAAACTTCTaacatggattatttttttaattagaaaggAATCAATTGCTCAGAAAATCAGTTTAGCCAGTCACCACTGACAAGGAGACTGTACCTGTCTGGAAGGACACGCTGTAACTGGGAATGCTCTGTCCGGCATCAGTGGAGGCGATGGAGGTGACCTGATAGGAGGAGCCACAAGATAATCCATTCACCTGACAGGATGTTGCACTTGACTGACAGGTGAAGGAGCTAGCCAATCCAATCACAGTGACCGTGTATTTGGCAACTTTGTTAGTGGGCGTCCAGGTGATGTTGATGGATGAGGAGTTAATCGTTCTTACGGTCACTCTCTCAGGCATACAGGGAGCTGTGAGAAAATGTGAGTGAGAAATTTTATGAACGAGATTGTAGAGTACAataatgtagagtgtgtgtttgtattttaccTGTTTCCTGTGTCTGGGGTCTACAGGATTGATTACACCCCAGTGCTTCATTGCAAGGAAAGACGAAGACATTGTACATGGCGTTGCAGTTGAGATCAGAGAGCACACACATTGGTGAGGTGTCATTACACAGCACTGTTTGATTAGAAGAGTCCACAGCCTGCACCTTGTACAGGTCTGCCCCTCGCACCGCCTGCCACTGGATCATCAGGGACTCCCACGAAATGCTATTCACGGCCACGATGTTTGGACAGCATGGGACTATAAGAAAGATGGGATGGAACGGAAAAATGAGCTGTGTGTCAGGTCTGAGCAAGTCGCTTTGGATGGTGCATGTGATTGTGTGTTGGATTCTACTTACTGGTGGTTTTGTTTAGGACAGGTCCTGGAGGACTGGCTCCAGCTTGGTTGTTAGCAAAAACACTCATGATGTAGGAGTAGCCACAATGGCAGCTGAAGTTACAGGAAGTGCCTGTGGAGTTACACATCTCTTCTATACCATCATCTCTCTTGCTGAAGGCGGTGTAATAGTCCACGTAGGACACGGGGTTCCAGGATAGGGAGCAGATACCAGGTCTGATGTCATCCACACGGACCGGTTCTGGAGGACACGGGACTGAGAAACAGAGGAAGACATTTCATAATGCgataattttataataagacataaagtggaatttttttttttttttgaaaaattgcaTTTGCAGGAGCGTTTAGAAAGCAAATGAGGTACgctattcatgaaaatccagttagttggGAAAAAACATTCTGGTCTagacagacatttaaaaataccGGACTGAGGTTAAAAGATAACATAATATTCAGTATATCAGTCTCTCCATGAATGCATGTTTAAGAGTTGGTTTCAGAATACATACATAACAATCAGCTGATGCAATATTCGCTTTTGCCAGCATTTCAAAATTCTAGCTGGAAGCATGTGCGTCTGAACAGAAACACTCACATGAAATGTAACGCTGCAGCTCTGAGGATTGGCTGGGTCCAGCTCGGTTGAAGGCAGTAACAGAGATATAATGGATCTGTCCACAGCTCAGTGGACTCAGAGTACAGGAAGTGGATACAGACGAGCAGTTCAGTCCAGCCGAGCTCATGGCTACGTACCGACTGGAACCTTGAGCAGGATCCCAGGATACCGACACACCCACCACATCATTCACCGTCGTGGTCACCAGTACAATGGACTGAGGAGTAGGAGGACCTGTggacacagatttatttaaatgtgtagtccatttacatttactatcTAAAGAGCTTCCGAAGGTAATCATACCAcggcactgttgaattctcaaatctgattgattaaaaggtgttgattaattatctgTAACAGCAACACTGACAATAGTGAGAATGTTGctttggtgaagttttttgtaaggagacgattatttatggaacatttatggaaggagtctccagtgtcagcactttgtatcagacagtaagttttccgtaatgggaaagtcttcagaacggAGGATTTTGTGATTTCTTGGTAGAATGACAAGTTCCGTTTTGTCTTATTAGGCTCAAGAAAATGATAATAGgagcttgtttcatggatgttatataatattaaatgtaactataaatgggggaaaatgtacAATGTTTAGTAATTCAACAAGAtaatatgtaatcattggcacgttgctgtgatataagaggaataaaacactttgtgatttgctgttattggaaaataatcaccttgggtttggtaacagtaactctagtAACACTAAATAGTGTTATAGTTAAGGACAGTGACATGGTATTTCTATATTCTTTTGAAAATCTACTAAAGGCTAAGCAATCCTCTCAACTTATTTACTCGTTAGCTCATTCAGCCTAATCcagtacaaaactaaaaaagcaaACTTCTGACAACCTCTGCTGACTTACGGGTGATCTGGCAGACAGTGTAGTCGTCCCCAGGTACGCTTTGTGGACTCCAGGCATTAGCTTTGATGCAGTAGTTAGTGCCGGCCTCCAGGTTGCTGAAGGTCACGCTGGTGTTGCTGGTGTTGAGGCGATTCTGTTGGTATGAGCCGTCACGAATAATGCTGACGCTGTACAGCACGGCATTTGGTACCGGAGCCCAGATCACCACAATGCTGCTGTTACTGGGGGAGCTGCTGTTTAACAGAGGAGCGGCcaacactaatcacacacacaaacacagacacacagacacacacacacacaggggtagAAGGAgattgatgatgtgattcaCTGAACTCGGGATAAAATGAAAGTACAAAGGATATAAGAAGTTCCTGAAGCAGGTTCCATTGGTTGCAGTGTGGCTAATTACAGAGGTGAAGAGATGACAtggttattatttaataaaacgtGGCCAGGAATAAATATGTTGAGTTAATATTTCAAGGTCACAAACAAAATATATCATGACCACAAATTATGTTGTGGCTGTTATTTGCATCTTGTATAACTTGAACACACAACATAACATGCTGTGGAATGTCATATTTAACATGTGGTCTTTAGGTGATTATTAAGTGGTTAACGGATGAAATGTCTTTCAGAATTAGTTTTGACACAGCCAATGGTATATCACTGTCGCATCGGTGACTCGAGATTGTCTTCATGCCTCATTTCATGATTGAAGTTATGTGtaatgagatatatatatagatcaTTTCCATGCCTAGCTTCCTGTGGCCATAATGGTGTCTCATTTGTGtctgattcattttaaaatataacactcACAACAAGTTATATATTTAGTAGCTGTGAAAGAAATCTTAACACATCgccttatttaatattaattagtgATGCAATTATAGTACATGTATCTATgctagtatattatatatattacctATAtattagtgctccaaatattcgtatctgtattccGATTTAAacctgtgggcgtggcctaaaccagaaggttTCGTTCTTACtgtttcttccttccttctttctttctttctttctaaaatagAATAATTTTGTTTCTATCTGCTTTGCGATATTTTCGAACAAACTTAGTTGATTcggtttcccaaaatataaacaaattagtagcctaatttaaactagTGCAacactgaccaggcagttactaaggatgaatcaatgaacactgtacattaatgtttgagagcttcatatctgaccgctcACAAAGTAAATATCTCCCTCTGGTGCATTTTAATTTGGTGCATCCCAAGGGATCCCTGTTGAAATTCACaactctagtctcaaccagatgccttATGATCCTTTCTGACAagttttctcaaaaaaaaaaaaaaaaggtgaatagTGTGCCTTCCTTTGTATCGGTTTCTGTATTCGTTTGTGACCATAGGTGCAGGGTTAGGCATGGGTTCAGTTCTCTCTAATCAGAGCATCTTCTCATGGTCCTGCTTGTAACCACCATGCCACTTCAGTGCCTCTGTACTAAATAATATCTAGTGGAAGTTCCTATTAAAAGAATACCGTGCACAGGTTAATGTTTCTGTTCTGCCCATCCCCAGCTTAATGCCACTTTATTCCTAACATGCTTGAATAGTGTGGTTGTAAAAAAATACTCTGTCCCATTGTGAATCTTTTGTAATGACTGAAGTCACTGCTTCTTACTGGTAGCCTTCTCATAATCGGAGCTCCATCATTAACGCTGCCGCCCAGTCCCCTGAGATACTCTGATATAATCCTGAGGTTTAGCTTCTTTCACCGTGCACCTGCAGAATGAGTTCGGATGCTGTGACTTACCTGATGGTACGTATTACAGAAGCCATGTGGAAAAAAGtggaacactcacacacaaacacacacacacacttatgccCTGGAGGTCAAATATGAGCCACATCCTGATTCCTCCTTTTAACTCAGCGAGGAGATCAGGTGACCGCAGGGGCCTGAGGCCTAGAGAATGGccaacagtgtgtgtgcatgaatggGCTGTTTCTTTTGACTACAGggggattttctttttttcaagtgTGGACAGAGAAGGAAGAATACCTGTCTTTGCTTGGACTGAGGATGAAGGCTGGCTCCTGCCACCACTGTTGACGGACATGACGCTCAGAGTGTAATCGGTGTAAGGCTGCAAGCCGGACACCGTCCCTGGAGAGCCTGGCACGGATGTCTCTGATATGAAGGAGCCGTTGCTGGTCTCGGCGCGCAGGATGTACGAGGAGGCACCTGAGACTTGTGTGAACTCCACTGTGATGCTTTGGCTCTGTTTGGAGGAAGCCGCCATGTTGGTGGGGACATCAGGAGCTGGACAATTATAACCAATAatgtctttaatactgtgttgaAGATAAAACAGTCAATAATTTGGGGATAAATGGGGGATGAATTAAATTCAATATGTTTAAGAAtaagctctgtttttttcccacttaaCATAATACATAATTGATGCTTCTAAGCTAATTACATGGGTACTCCAATATTTTTTAGCCTCTATGCACAGTATCTGTACTGTAGGTTTGACAAGAATCAACATGTTTCGctgtaataaaaaagaaataaaaatctccaaaaCTCACAACCTTATAATGGACATCTAAGGGCAGTTGAAAAAACACCATATATGCAatgtaaaacactttttttttttgtaaaacacttttatgaattatgaattatttcaaaattaaggtctaaatctgtataattctGATGAAAGTGTAACAGTAATTGAGTTTACATCTTATAGTCATGTACTGACTGTATTCTacaactgcccttagatttTTATTATAAGTAAACAGGGTTTTCTCTTTTCTCGGTACATGGAAACGGCGCTGAGAGATTAAAAACCAAAGTATTCATATATTGAGTTATATTCACGATACTAATgcattcaacaactgcccttagacttttgTTAGAAAGTGAGGTGTGTGAATATTCCTTTAACATGTTCTAATGACATTTGTAATACATTCATCAACTGCCCTTAGAGTCAGTATGAGGGAGCTacttctttctgttctttttttttagtacacagaaacatttcagaatgCTAGAGTATTCCTGTAACGTGTTCTAATCACGTTAATAATGCATtgaacaactgcccttagacgtAATGTGAGTGAGCTGAGAGTAAACagggttttctctctctttttttttgggaaacaaTAAAAAATCTTGTACGTACCAGTGTATCTGTCCACGCTGGCTTGAGCCAGCACTCTCATGGAGCTGTCCAGTGCCTCCAACCTAAAAGTGTAGGCGGTGTTGGGGGACAGAGTGTTGATGGAGCCCAAGACGGTGTTCTGGCTGAAGCTGCTGAAGCCAGAAGGATTGGGAGAGTTGCGAGGCGTAGCTGTGAGTCTGTATGAGGATGAGCCTGCATATTTACTCCAGCTCAGCACTGCGCTTTTAGAGGTGACCGTGTACACGCTGACGGTTAGAACATTTCCTGAGgggtaagagagagacacagagagagacattgagAGAGGCgcagagagagacacggagagaTACACGGAGAGATACACGgagagagacacggagaga is a window from the Pangasianodon hypophthalmus isolate fPanHyp1 chromosome 16, fPanHyp1.pri, whole genome shotgun sequence genome containing:
- the LOC113530805 gene encoding fibronectin type III domain-containing protein 7; its protein translation is MGPSGARLCVFLLGIVAQNVVQGNVLTVSVYTVTSKSAVLSWSKYAGSSSYRLTATPRNSPNPSGFSSFSQNTVLGSINTLSPNTAYTFRLEALDSSMRVLAQASVDRYTAPDVPTNMAASSKQSQSITVEFTQVSGASSYILRAETSNGSFISETSVPGSPGTVSGLQPYTDYTLSVMSVNSGGRSQPSSSVQAKTVLAAPLLNSSSPSNSSIVVIWAPVPNAVLYSVSIIRDGSYQQNRLNTSNTSVTFSNLEAGTNYCIKANAWSPQSVPGDDYTVCQITRPPTPQSIVLVTTTVNDVVGVSVSWDPAQGSSRYVAMSSAGLNCSSVSTSCTLSPLSCGQIHYISVTAFNRAGPSQSSELQRYISFPCPPEPVRVDDIRPGICSLSWNPVSYVDYYTAFSKRDDGIEEMCNSTGTSCNFSCHCGYSYIMSVFANNQAGASPPGPVLNKTTIPCCPNIVAVNSISWESLMIQWQAVRGADLYKVQAVDSSNQTVLCNDTSPMCVLSDLNCNAMYNVFVFPCNEALGCNQSCRPQTQETAPCMPERVTVRTINSSSINITWTPTNKVAKYTVTVIGLASSFTCQSSATSCQVNGLSCGSSYQVTSIASTDAGQSIPSYSVSFQTAPCCPATLNVTQVTQAMSNVSWSDAQGAQSFMTSLTSSRGNATCHTTQTKCLMGCITCGTNYTVSLQVTNSKGDTAVCVYHGFSTSKCCPSRIRLFTRFNNTLRVSWLSSSSGNFTAQVTGGGRDYACSPAPGQSMCDVSEVTCGDVYTVMVAPINPDGTMVPFCPSRMYSVYCSGSDVGMVLYRGKRSLD